One segment of Candidatus Paceibacterota bacterium DNA contains the following:
- a CDS encoding DUF1573 domain-containing protein, producing the protein MNLKIKLLILFVFISFGVAIYGYFNAVSKSSSENGPKIEISPKIHDFKDLNFGEVVSYDFIVKNSGDEILEIRRVSTSCLCTVAEILKKEINPGEEVILSISYDTGAMGAHGRGKQERIIYIRSNDPFNPQIEAMIYANVK; encoded by the coding sequence ATGAACTTGAAAATTAAGCTTCTTATTCTTTTTGTTTTTATTTCTTTTGGAGTTGCCATATATGGCTATTTTAACGCTGTTTCAAAATCAAGTAGCGAGAATGGCCCTAAGATTGAAATTTCTCCCAAAATACATGATTTTAAGGACCTTAATTTTGGAGAAGTTGTTAGTTATGATTTTATTGTAAAAAATTCCGGAGATGAGATTTTGGAAATAAGAAGGGTTTCTACTTCTTGCCTTTGTACTGTTGCTGAGATTTTAAAGAAGGAAATTAACCCGGGAGAAGAAGTAATTCTTTCTATTTCTTATGATACCGGAGCAATGGGCGCCCATGGGAGAGGAAAGCAGGAAAGAATAATTTATATCAGAAGCAATGATCCTTTTAATCCTCAGATTGAAGCGATGATATACGCAAACGTTAAATAA